One Henriciella litoralis genomic window carries:
- a CDS encoding nucleotidyl transferase AbiEii/AbiGii toxin family protein: MTLLHALPDFADLIAVAARNNTIDPGLIEKDYWLMHCLWGLQQLDYKFELKGGTSLSKGYGLIDRFSEDIDILIHPETDLQYGPNHNKPAQVKARLEFFNGLAEAIKIPGIIEVVRDEEFDDTRHYRGAGIRLKYESVNPLPEGLKAGILLEVGFDQVAPNRPCTISSWAYELAVESGIADLTDTRAVDVPCYEPGYTFVEKLQTISTKFRKQQADGDMPVNFMRHYYDVYCLLADASVKEFIGTDAYKDHKAKRFRKADEPDLTRNEAFLLSDAETRKAYADAYAKSRALYYREPALFDDILARISRRLPEL, translated from the coding sequence GTGACCCTCCTGCACGCACTGCCTGATTTTGCCGACCTCATCGCTGTTGCTGCGCGAAACAACACTATCGATCCGGGCCTCATCGAAAAAGACTACTGGTTGATGCACTGCCTCTGGGGACTGCAGCAGCTTGACTATAAGTTTGAGCTGAAAGGCGGAACTTCGCTGTCAAAGGGATACGGCCTCATCGACCGTTTTTCGGAAGACATCGACATCCTGATCCACCCAGAGACCGACCTCCAGTATGGCCCAAACCACAACAAGCCTGCGCAGGTAAAGGCGCGTCTCGAATTCTTCAACGGTCTGGCCGAAGCCATCAAAATTCCTGGCATTATCGAAGTGGTCCGCGACGAAGAGTTCGACGACACACGCCACTATCGCGGCGCAGGCATTCGATTGAAGTATGAGTCGGTGAATCCACTGCCAGAAGGGCTGAAGGCAGGCATCCTGCTCGAAGTCGGGTTCGACCAGGTGGCGCCGAACCGGCCATGTACGATTTCGTCCTGGGCTTACGAACTTGCAGTCGAGAGTGGGATTGCAGACCTGACCGACACCCGCGCGGTCGATGTGCCTTGCTATGAGCCGGGCTATACTTTTGTCGAAAAGCTCCAGACCATCTCAACGAAATTCCGAAAGCAGCAGGCGGACGGCGACATGCCTGTCAATTTCATGCGCCACTATTATGACGTGTACTGCCTGCTCGCTGACGCCTCAGTGAAAGAGTTCATCGGAACAGACGCGTACAAGGACCACAAGGCCAAAAGGTTCCGCAAGGCAGATGAACCGGACCTCACCAGGAACGAAGCCTTTCTGTTGAGCGACGCAGAAACGCGAAAGGCGTACGCGGACGCTTATGCGAAGTCACGAGCGCTTTACTACAGGGAGCCTGCACTCTTTGACGATATTCTGGCACGCATCAGCCGGCGCCTGCCGGAACTTTGA
- a CDS encoding copper resistance protein B, whose amino-acid sequence MMKPNLAAPLLLGFALYATGSAFAEDTNQTPPWDQADAIYGEDAMADARRDVLAEGGDQKSFYILFNQLEAQMSDEGDSLYWNGQAWYGGDINKLWFKSEGRASLNGEGVDDAEIQALYSRAVAPFWNVQAGVRYDIEPDSLAHGVVALNGLAPYWFEVDASAFLSEKGDVTARIEAEYELLLTQRLILQPRIEANLSAQDIPERETGAGLSTLDAGLRLRYEIRREFAPYVGVEWQSAFGETRDMIKAAGGEGDDIVFLVGLRTWY is encoded by the coding sequence ATGATGAAACCGAATTTGGCAGCCCCTCTCCTCCTCGGCTTCGCGCTCTACGCGACCGGCAGCGCGTTCGCGGAAGACACAAATCAAACCCCGCCCTGGGATCAGGCCGACGCCATCTACGGCGAGGATGCAATGGCGGACGCTCGCCGGGACGTTCTTGCGGAAGGCGGAGACCAGAAGAGCTTCTACATCCTCTTCAACCAGCTCGAGGCTCAGATGTCTGACGAGGGCGACAGTTTGTACTGGAACGGACAGGCTTGGTATGGGGGCGATATCAACAAGCTCTGGTTCAAGAGCGAGGGCCGCGCCTCTCTGAATGGAGAGGGCGTGGATGATGCCGAGATCCAGGCGCTCTATTCCCGCGCGGTTGCGCCTTTCTGGAATGTTCAGGCGGGCGTTCGCTACGACATCGAACCGGATAGTCTCGCGCATGGGGTCGTCGCACTGAATGGTCTGGCGCCCTACTGGTTCGAAGTCGACGCTTCCGCCTTTCTCAGTGAAAAAGGCGATGTAACGGCCCGCATCGAGGCTGAATATGAGTTGCTCCTGACCCAGCGGTTGATCTTGCAGCCTCGGATCGAAGCAAATCTTTCCGCGCAGGACATACCGGAAAGGGAAACGGGCGCGGGACTTAGCACACTCGATGCCGGCTTGCGGCTTCGTTATGAAATCAGGAGGGAGTTTGCGCCTTATGTCGGCGTCGAATGGCAAAGCGCCTTCGGTGAGACACGCGACATGATCAAAGCCGCAGGCGGTGAAGGCGACGATATCGTCTTTCTCGTGGGCCTGCGGACCTGGTATTAG
- a CDS encoding copper resistance system multicopper oxidase, whose amino-acid sequence MLNRRRMLQTVLGTGATLGASSLLPAWAKSSSNGNLGVPSLSGTRFDLEIGQFPVRLNGKVGMATGINGTLPGPLLRLREGDDVTMNVTNRLAEDTSIHWHGLLVPFHMDGVPGVSFPGIKPGETFKYQFKVPQNGTYWYHSHSGLQEQLGHYGPIVIDPAGTDPVAYDREYVLVLSDWSFTHPHRIFDKLKKNAESLNFNRPTLSNPTGLGGMWGQMRMSPRDLADVTGETYTYLINGHSTADNFNMVFQPGERVRLRIINASAMTLFNVRLPGLPMTVVQADGLNVQPVETDEFQMGVAETYDVIIAPTEARAYAFVAESIDRSGQAVATLGPRAGMRVDAPALRAVPMLTMRDMGMAHGDMAGMSGMGRMDHGPDTATAGDDMKGHDMGAMSMMPDPHGPAVQPVKIEADIERGPGVAKVSGMTMSRLGEPGLGLDDVPHRTLTYNQLRALDMNEDHRPPGREIVIHLTSNMERYMWSFDGVKFSEVTESIKFYEGERVRLTLVNDTMMPHPIHLHGMFFDLVNGGGHHMPRKHTVTVKPADRVSVDITAEHVGDWAFHCHLLYHMHAGMMQVVSVIPPADDTTPAEKMPAGQMNMPMDHHGMNHGEGKS is encoded by the coding sequence ATGTTGAACAGACGACGTATGTTGCAGACGGTGCTCGGCACCGGCGCAACCTTGGGGGCAAGCAGCCTCCTGCCCGCTTGGGCAAAATCTTCCAGCAACGGAAACCTTGGTGTGCCCTCACTTTCGGGCACGCGCTTCGACCTCGAAATCGGGCAGTTCCCGGTCAGGCTCAACGGCAAAGTCGGTATGGCAACCGGAATCAATGGCACACTTCCCGGTCCGCTCTTGCGGTTGCGCGAGGGCGATGACGTTACAATGAACGTCACCAACCGGCTTGCCGAAGACACTTCGATCCATTGGCACGGACTGCTTGTCCCCTTCCATATGGACGGCGTGCCGGGCGTCAGCTTCCCGGGCATCAAACCGGGCGAAACGTTCAAATATCAGTTCAAGGTGCCGCAAAATGGCACTTACTGGTATCACTCCCATTCTGGTCTGCAGGAACAACTCGGCCATTACGGTCCGATCGTCATAGATCCGGCAGGTACAGACCCAGTGGCTTATGACCGGGAATATGTGCTCGTCCTCAGCGACTGGAGTTTCACGCATCCGCACCGGATCTTCGACAAGCTCAAGAAGAATGCCGAGAGCCTGAATTTCAACCGCCCGACCCTGTCGAACCCAACCGGACTTGGCGGCATGTGGGGGCAGATGCGAATGAGCCCGCGCGATCTCGCAGACGTGACCGGCGAAACCTACACCTACCTGATCAATGGCCATTCGACGGCCGATAATTTCAATATGGTCTTCCAGCCGGGCGAGCGGGTTCGCCTGCGCATTATCAACGCCTCCGCCATGACCCTCTTCAATGTCCGCCTCCCGGGCTTGCCGATGACGGTGGTCCAGGCCGACGGTCTGAATGTCCAGCCGGTTGAGACCGACGAGTTCCAGATGGGCGTGGCCGAGACGTATGATGTCATCATCGCGCCGACCGAAGCGCGCGCCTACGCCTTTGTTGCCGAATCGATCGACCGCTCCGGCCAGGCCGTCGCCACGCTCGGCCCGCGTGCCGGTATGCGGGTCGATGCGCCTGCGCTTCGAGCTGTGCCGATGCTGACCATGCGGGACATGGGAATGGCCCATGGAGACATGGCGGGCATGTCAGGCATGGGGAGAATGGATCATGGTCCGGACACCGCGACGGCCGGGGACGACATGAAAGGCCACGACATGGGTGCCATGTCGATGATGCCCGATCCTCATGGTCCGGCGGTCCAGCCCGTCAAGATTGAAGCAGATATAGAGCGCGGCCCCGGTGTCGCAAAAGTATCAGGCATGACGATGAGCCGCTTGGGCGAACCCGGTCTCGGGCTTGATGATGTCCCCCACCGCACGCTCACCTACAACCAGCTTCGCGCGCTCGACATGAATGAGGACCATCGCCCGCCTGGCCGCGAAATTGTCATTCATCTGACGTCGAACATGGAACGCTACATGTGGTCGTTCGACGGTGTAAAATTCTCCGAGGTAACCGAGTCAATCAAGTTCTACGAGGGTGAACGTGTTCGCCTGACGCTCGTAAACGATACAATGATGCCACACCCGATCCATTTGCACGGCATGTTTTTCGATCTCGTGAATGGCGGTGGTCATCACATGCCGCGCAAGCACACAGTAACGGTCAAGCCTGCAGACAGGGTCAGCGTCGACATCACCGCAGAACATGTCGGTGACTGGGCGTTCCACTGCCATCTGCTTTACCACATGCACGCTGGCATGATGCAGGTCGTCAGCGTCATTCCGCCAGCAGACGATACGACACCAGCTGAAAAAATGCCGGCAGGTCAGATGAATATGCCCATGGACCATCACGGCATGAACCATGGGGAGGGAAAATCATGA
- a CDS encoding APC family permease, translating to MSEDDYKQGSLTLAGTVAMGTGVMIGAGIFALTGQVAEFAGDLFPLAFLTAAIISGFSAYSYIKVSNKYPSAGGIAMILQRAYGPSTVTGSAALLMAFSMIINESLVARTFGTYTLQLFGVEGGIFVPLLAIGLIILAFVINIAGNQVIGGVSKVTAILKIGGILIFALIAIWAAGFSFQPAADGFADSTSAGGFLAGVALAILAYKGFTTITNSGDEVKQPTRNVGRAIMISLAICTFIYLLVCFAVGSTLTVSEIVAAKDYALAEAARPALGNYGLWFTVTIAIIATASGLLASLFAVSRMLAMLTDMNLIPHRHFGMPGTVQRHTLVYTVVAAGLLAAFFDLSRIASLGAIFYLVMDIIIHWGVFRHLRKDVGAAPAILICAIALDAVVLIAFLLLKWQADPVIILIAAFGMVVVFSFEHFFLKRLRDNPPGEESGNDQHKAHS from the coding sequence ATGAGTGAGGATGACTACAAGCAAGGGTCACTGACGCTGGCGGGCACCGTCGCCATGGGGACGGGCGTGATGATCGGTGCCGGCATCTTTGCCCTGACCGGTCAGGTCGCTGAATTTGCAGGCGACCTGTTTCCGCTCGCCTTCCTCACGGCAGCCATCATCAGCGGCTTCAGCGCCTATTCCTATATCAAGGTCTCCAACAAGTATCCTAGCGCCGGCGGCATCGCGATGATACTCCAACGCGCTTACGGCCCGTCTACCGTGACCGGAAGCGCCGCCCTGCTGATGGCGTTCTCGATGATCATCAATGAAAGCCTGGTCGCCCGCACGTTCGGTACGTACACGCTGCAGCTGTTTGGCGTCGAGGGCGGCATATTCGTCCCCTTGCTGGCAATCGGACTGATTATCCTGGCTTTCGTGATCAATATTGCCGGTAATCAGGTGATCGGCGGCGTATCGAAGGTCACGGCTATTCTCAAGATTGGTGGCATACTGATTTTCGCGCTTATTGCGATCTGGGCTGCCGGATTCAGCTTCCAGCCAGCAGCAGACGGTTTCGCTGACAGCACATCTGCCGGTGGGTTCCTGGCCGGCGTCGCGCTCGCCATCCTGGCCTATAAGGGATTCACCACCATCACGAACAGTGGCGACGAGGTGAAGCAACCGACCCGCAATGTCGGGCGGGCCATCATGATCTCACTTGCGATCTGCACTTTCATCTATCTCCTTGTCTGTTTCGCTGTCGGATCAACCCTCACTGTCTCGGAGATTGTTGCGGCGAAGGACTATGCTCTCGCCGAAGCGGCCCGGCCAGCACTTGGAAACTATGGATTGTGGTTCACAGTAACGATTGCGATCATCGCGACAGCTTCAGGCCTGCTTGCCAGCTTGTTTGCCGTCTCCCGCATGCTCGCCATGCTGACCGACATGAACCTGATTCCGCATAGACATTTCGGCATGCCCGGAACGGTACAGCGTCATACGCTCGTCTATACGGTTGTGGCTGCCGGATTGCTCGCGGCTTTCTTCGATCTCAGTCGCATCGCTTCGCTTGGCGCAATCTTCTATCTGGTCATGGATATCATCATCCATTGGGGCGTCTTCCGGCATTTGAGAAAGGATGTCGGCGCCGCACCTGCAATCCTTATCTGTGCGATAGCGCTCGATGCCGTCGTCCTGATCGCCTTCCTCCTCCTGAAGTGGCAAGCCGATCCAGTCATCATCCTGATCGCGGCTTTCGGCATGGTTGTAGTCTTTTCATTCGAGCATTTCTTTCTGAAACGTCTCCGCGACAATCCTCCCGGAGAGGAGTCCGGAAACGACCAGCACAAAGCCCATTCATGA
- a CDS encoding DUF305 domain-containing protein encodes MKNSYWRFGAMIITSMIVMFGLMYLNTYAWEHVRWSETRFYMAFIMGAAMAVVMLSFMLNMYKDSRINFGIFIGAAVVFVLALWLVRSQSTVDDRSYMKAMIPHHSIAIMTSERAGIEDVRVRELADEIITAQRREIKEMEWLISDIAENGPASTEREAASRPVPPFEGTLNPDDAAGAAIAED; translated from the coding sequence ATGAAGAACAGTTATTGGCGGTTTGGCGCAATGATCATCACATCGATGATCGTGATGTTTGGGCTGATGTACCTCAACACCTATGCGTGGGAGCATGTTCGCTGGAGCGAAACGCGCTTCTACATGGCCTTCATCATGGGCGCCGCGATGGCCGTCGTGATGCTGAGCTTCATGCTCAACATGTACAAGGACAGCCGGATCAATTTCGGCATTTTCATTGGCGCTGCGGTCGTGTTCGTCCTGGCCCTCTGGCTGGTGCGCAGCCAGAGCACTGTCGACGACCGGTCCTACATGAAAGCGATGATCCCCCACCACTCCATTGCCATCATGACAAGTGAACGCGCCGGCATCGAGGATGTCCGTGTGCGCGAGCTTGCCGACGAGATCATCACGGCGCAGCGCCGCGAGATCAAGGAAATGGAATGGCTGATTTCCGACATCGCGGAGAATGGCCCGGCATCGACGGAAAGGGAGGCGGCGAGCCGCCCCGTTCCCCCCTTTGAAGGCACGCTCAATCCAGACGACGCTGCCGGGGCAGCCATCGCGGAGGACTAA
- a CDS encoding copper-transporting P-type ATPase yields MTNDTSHAHSGHACHHNDQAAPEKPDDAYDKVPIGYAGTVWTCPMHPQVRETANTGCPICGMALEPETVTAEQDTSELDDMTRRFWVALVFSAPLLAFVMGEMIPGSPLRHWIDPTWSVWLQALIATPVVVWAGWPFFVRGWQSVKRRNLNMFTLIAMGVGVAYIYSLVATFAPGIFPDSFRGHGGAVAVYYEAAAVIVTLVLLGQVLELRARNATSGAIRALLELAPATARRIADDGSEQDVDLADVKSGDKLRVRPGEKIPVDGEVVDGHGSVDESMVTGEPLPVEKAAGARVTGGTVNGTGSLVMKATHVGEDTLLSQIVRMVAAAQRSRAPIQRLADLVAAWFVPAVIGIAILTFVVWAVFGPDPAMAFAIVNAVAVLIIACPCALGLATPMSIMVGTGKGASNGILIKNAEALETLEKVDTIVVDKTGTLTLGRPELVRVQPGEGFDEASLLSLVAAVERLSEHPLADAIVRGAKGKGAPHKDAHGFESVTGEGAQASVDGQTVAIGNRKMMQRIGGWSDDLGTRADQYRTEGQTVMFAAVDGKPAGLVSVADPIKETTPEAIRRLHAEGLKIVMLTGDNETTARAVADKVGIDEVHADVSPEDKHRIVSELQKNGARVAMCGDGINDAPALAQADVGIAMGTGTDVAMESAGVTLVKGDLIGVAKARELSHATMRNIRQNLFFAFFYNTLGVPVAAGILYPFFGLLLSPMIAAAAMSFSSVSVIGNALRLRTLKL; encoded by the coding sequence ATGACCAACGACACTTCTCACGCCCATTCCGGACATGCGTGCCATCACAACGATCAGGCCGCTCCAGAGAAGCCCGATGATGCCTATGACAAGGTTCCGATCGGCTATGCCGGCACCGTCTGGACCTGTCCCATGCATCCGCAGGTACGCGAAACTGCCAATACAGGCTGCCCGATCTGCGGCATGGCGCTCGAACCGGAAACGGTGACGGCCGAGCAGGATACCAGCGAACTGGATGACATGACGCGGCGCTTCTGGGTCGCCCTTGTCTTCTCGGCGCCACTGCTCGCCTTTGTCATGGGCGAAATGATTCCCGGCAGCCCGCTCAGGCACTGGATTGATCCGACATGGAGTGTCTGGCTTCAGGCCCTGATCGCGACTCCCGTTGTCGTTTGGGCCGGCTGGCCTTTCTTCGTGCGCGGCTGGCAATCCGTGAAGCGACGCAACCTCAACATGTTCACCCTGATCGCGATGGGCGTCGGCGTGGCCTATATTTATTCCCTGGTCGCAACATTCGCGCCCGGCATATTTCCCGATTCATTCCGTGGGCATGGCGGCGCGGTAGCAGTCTACTACGAGGCGGCCGCCGTCATCGTTACGCTGGTTTTACTTGGCCAGGTGCTCGAACTGCGCGCGCGCAACGCCACCTCAGGAGCCATTCGTGCACTGCTGGAGCTTGCCCCTGCTACTGCGCGCAGGATTGCTGACGATGGCAGCGAACAGGATGTCGATCTCGCGGATGTAAAGTCTGGCGACAAGCTGCGGGTCCGGCCAGGTGAGAAGATCCCGGTCGATGGCGAGGTCGTCGACGGCCATGGGTCGGTTGACGAGTCCATGGTCACCGGCGAACCCCTGCCCGTCGAAAAAGCCGCTGGCGCCCGTGTGACCGGCGGCACGGTCAACGGAACCGGGTCGCTCGTTATGAAGGCGACACATGTGGGCGAAGACACGCTCTTGTCCCAGATTGTCCGAATGGTTGCCGCCGCTCAGCGGTCCCGAGCTCCAATCCAGCGGCTCGCTGATCTCGTCGCTGCCTGGTTCGTTCCGGCTGTTATTGGAATTGCAATCCTGACCTTTGTCGTGTGGGCCGTGTTCGGACCCGACCCGGCGATGGCTTTTGCGATCGTGAATGCCGTTGCCGTCCTGATCATCGCATGTCCCTGTGCGCTAGGTCTGGCAACCCCGATGTCGATCATGGTCGGCACGGGCAAGGGCGCGTCCAACGGCATCCTGATCAAGAATGCTGAAGCGTTGGAGACGCTTGAGAAGGTCGATACGATCGTGGTCGACAAGACCGGGACGTTGACGCTCGGACGCCCCGAACTGGTACGCGTCCAGCCAGGCGAAGGCTTCGACGAAGCCTCGTTGCTTAGTCTCGTAGCCGCGGTGGAACGTTTGAGCGAGCACCCACTTGCCGACGCGATCGTGCGTGGCGCAAAAGGCAAGGGCGCGCCTCACAAGGATGCGCACGGATTTGAATCCGTCACTGGCGAAGGTGCGCAGGCAAGCGTCGACGGCCAAACCGTCGCCATCGGCAACAGAAAGATGATGCAGCGGATCGGGGGCTGGTCTGACGACCTCGGGACACGCGCTGACCAGTACCGCACCGAAGGCCAGACGGTTATGTTCGCCGCCGTCGACGGAAAACCGGCAGGCCTTGTCTCTGTGGCGGACCCGATCAAGGAGACGACACCGGAAGCCATCAGACGTCTTCATGCCGAAGGGTTGAAGATTGTGATGTTGACAGGTGACAATGAGACGACAGCACGCGCGGTCGCCGACAAGGTCGGCATCGATGAGGTTCACGCCGACGTCTCGCCTGAAGACAAGCATCGGATCGTGTCCGAACTCCAGAAGAACGGTGCCCGCGTGGCCATGTGCGGTGACGGCATAAATGATGCGCCCGCGCTCGCTCAGGCGGATGTCGGAATCGCCATGGGAACCGGAACCGATGTGGCCATGGAGAGTGCCGGTGTAACGCTTGTGAAAGGCGATCTGATCGGGGTCGCAAAGGCCCGGGAGCTCAGCCACGCCACGATGCGCAACATCCGCCAGAACCTGTTCTTCGCGTTCTTCTACAATACGCTTGGCGTGCCGGTTGCCGCTGGCATTCTGTATCCCTTCTTCGGCTTGTTACTGAGCCCGATGATCGCGGCGGCCGCCATGAGTTTCAGCTCCGTATCTGTTATCGGCAACGCCTTGCGGCTGAGAACCCTTAAACTCTAA
- a CDS encoding ion channel gives MIIATLIGLLTFVLASTVHYLALAHLHRRLNHEARSGLPIVVSGIVGAGLAHLAEAALYATSFTLLDAFDLGGFKGGQADGFMDIFYFSLVNYTSLGLGDIYPTGHSRFLAGLESLNGFLLISCSASFIFLLMRNQMDGPTSGGIRASD, from the coding sequence ATGATCATTGCAACCTTGATCGGACTGCTCACTTTTGTGCTGGCAAGCACGGTGCATTATCTCGCACTGGCGCATCTGCACCGACGCCTGAACCATGAAGCGCGTTCAGGTCTCCCGATCGTTGTTTCGGGTATCGTAGGTGCAGGCCTGGCGCACCTCGCTGAGGCAGCGCTCTATGCAACCAGCTTTACGCTACTGGATGCCTTTGACTTGGGTGGTTTCAAGGGCGGGCAAGCGGACGGGTTCATGGACATATTCTATTTCTCCCTCGTCAACTACACATCGCTTGGGCTGGGCGATATCTATCCAACCGGACATTCGCGGTTCCTGGCGGGACTGGAATCACTCAATGGTTTCCTGCTGATTTCTTGCTCGGCATCCTTCATTTTCCTCCTGATGCGAAACCAAATGGATGGTCCAACTTCAGGCGGAATTCGAGCATCGGATTAA
- a CDS encoding DUF411 domain-containing protein: MSRPLAMSALGALMIAALIAGVMLFSASPAANAQTVTVHKTPWCGCCAAWVDHLHDEGFYVIVKEEEDLTPIRSRLGVRDELMSCHTAEVDGYVVEGHVPAREIRRLLEEKPDVNGVSVPGMPQGSPGMETPNAPDRYDVIIFSGEDARTYASYRGTQLVSEQARP; encoded by the coding sequence ATGTCCAGACCACTTGCTATGAGCGCGCTCGGTGCGCTGATGATTGCAGCCCTGATAGCGGGCGTGATGCTCTTCTCCGCGTCACCCGCAGCCAACGCGCAAACAGTCACTGTACACAAGACGCCATGGTGCGGTTGCTGCGCCGCCTGGGTGGACCACCTGCATGACGAGGGTTTCTACGTCATCGTGAAAGAGGAAGAGGACCTGACACCCATTCGGTCACGGCTTGGTGTTCGGGATGAACTGATGAGTTGCCATACCGCAGAAGTCGACGGATATGTCGTTGAAGGTCACGTTCCCGCTCGGGAAATACGACGCTTGCTCGAAGAAAAGCCTGACGTCAACGGCGTCTCGGTGCCCGGCATGCCGCAAGGCTCTCCCGGCATGGAAACACCGAACGCGCCAGATCGGTATGATGTCATCATCTTCTCTGGAGAGGATGCCAGGACATATGCCTCCTATCGGGGAACGCAATTGGTCTCCGAACAGGCAAGACCATGA
- a CDS encoding DUF2231 domain-containing protein, with amino-acid sequence MGGFIEPNIHPVLVHFTYALGTSAALAYVAGLLVPAGRWRDSLRPAADWMLALAALAVLATIAAGFQAYYSVAHDAPSHEAMTTHRNWAVPTGLALLALAGWRWLRRASSPGPVFAISALAVAGLLTVTAWWGGTIVYKYGLGVQTLPEASGPGHDHDHGGGAGHGDQGTVNSTDDHQDAHGAPPSDTMDGSSASGDGHDHDHTDGAADREMSGTVPAGHDNSDGHHDTKPVSTDEQAILDIMAAIETGWETGDGELFRQNFLDWSGARYFESGGENTGLLDLVENHVEPEKDTIPDLELDFSNIDVQFEGSDFAWVVADTAISGTFSSDGERLERIGKQTVLFRKVAGTWQVIHTHSSSRAPR; translated from the coding sequence ATGGGCGGTTTCATAGAACCCAATATTCACCCCGTGCTGGTGCATTTTACCTATGCCCTCGGCACATCTGCAGCCTTGGCATATGTGGCTGGCCTCCTCGTACCTGCAGGCCGCTGGCGCGACAGCCTTCGACCGGCCGCCGACTGGATGCTGGCATTGGCTGCCTTGGCGGTTCTGGCCACCATCGCGGCCGGGTTTCAGGCCTATTACAGCGTTGCTCACGATGCGCCGTCCCATGAAGCGATGACAACCCATCGCAACTGGGCTGTTCCCACGGGCCTCGCATTACTGGCCCTCGCCGGTTGGCGCTGGCTGAGAAGGGCCTCGTCGCCCGGCCCGGTATTTGCGATCAGTGCCCTGGCGGTGGCAGGTCTTTTGACGGTTACAGCGTGGTGGGGAGGCACAATTGTCTACAAGTACGGACTTGGCGTGCAGACCCTTCCTGAAGCCAGCGGGCCAGGCCACGATCATGATCATGGCGGCGGAGCCGGTCATGGCGACCAAGGCACCGTAAATTCAACAGACGATCATCAAGACGCTCACGGAGCGCCTCCATCCGACACGATGGATGGATCATCGGCGAGCGGCGATGGACATGATCACGACCATACCGACGGTGCAGCTGATCGAGAAATGTCAGGCACGGTCCCCGCCGGACACGACAACTCCGACGGCCATCACGACACCAAACCGGTCTCGACTGATGAACAGGCGATCCTGGATATCATGGCCGCGATCGAAACCGGTTGGGAGACCGGCGATGGCGAACTGTTCCGACAGAACTTTCTCGACTGGTCAGGCGCCCGGTACTTTGAGTCAGGCGGCGAGAATACTGGCCTGCTCGACCTTGTCGAAAATCATGTCGAGCCCGAAAAAGATACCATTCCGGATCTCGAACTCGACTTCTCGAATATAGACGTGCAATTCGAGGGAAGTGACTTTGCATGGGTTGTCGCGGACACAGCGATCAGTGGAACGTTCAGCTCCGATGGCGAACGCCTGGAGCGTATCGGGAAACAAACGGTGCTGTTCCGCAAGGTCGCCGGCACCTGGCAGGTCATTCACACGCACTCGTCCTCCCGTGCGCCGCGATAA